One genomic segment of Brevibacillus laterosporus LMG 15441 includes these proteins:
- a CDS encoding response regulator transcription factor, translated as MTQTTPYLVYLVDDETNLLELLRSYLVRAGFEVKTFQSGEEVLAVLDDTKPHLWILDIMLPDIDGYELLRLIRNKWEDVPIMFISARDQDIDKIIGLELGSDDYLAKPFLPRELVIRTQRLLHRTYEKTGLSVTTPAQSPVVYEDWINVSSYFISEKGRLVKENEQMIDLTTKEFDLVLYFIKNQGQALQREQILTAVWGDDYIGSDRAVDDLVKRIRKKMPDFPLETVYGFGYRMTK; from the coding sequence ATGACTCAGACCACACCTTATCTGGTTTATCTGGTTGATGATGAAACGAATTTGCTAGAGCTATTGCGCTCCTATCTTGTGCGGGCGGGTTTTGAAGTAAAAACCTTTCAGAGCGGTGAAGAGGTTCTAGCTGTCCTTGACGATACGAAACCACACTTATGGATTCTTGATATTATGTTGCCTGATATAGATGGATACGAGCTTCTTAGACTAATCCGAAATAAATGGGAAGACGTTCCGATCATGTTCATTTCTGCTCGGGATCAGGATATTGATAAAATTATCGGGCTAGAGCTAGGTAGCGATGACTATTTGGCAAAGCCCTTTTTGCCTCGTGAGCTAGTCATTCGCACACAGCGTTTGTTGCATCGCACCTATGAAAAGACTGGACTATCTGTAACAACACCTGCCCAATCTCCGGTAGTGTATGAGGACTGGATAAATGTCTCTTCCTATTTCATTTCAGAAAAAGGCAGATTGGTTAAGGAAAACGAGCAAATGATTGATTTAACGACAAAAGAGTTTGATTTGGTGCTTTACTTTATAAAAAATCAGGGCCAAGCTTTGCAGCGCGAGCAAATCCTTACGGCTGTTTGGGGCGATGACTACATCGGATCAGATCGTGCCGTGGATGATCTGGTAAAACGGATTCGTAAAAAGATGCCTGATTTTCCATTGGAGACGGTATATGGCTTTGGTTACCGGATGACGAAATGA
- a CDS encoding WD40/YVTN/BNR-like repeat-containing protein has translation MDRFTLKQMGASISVLLLLSGCATATHKSVETEVVDAGQTMEEPGVKQSVKLAQITGELTYQDVLQKGDSINSLALDQGGEQVWLATHAGLYASADHGLWGAVADELEQADVKTIYFDPKKPKQVYIAGEKVCKVSKDGGKSWKRIEGGLPQGYDIQSLIGALTDKGTFLYAFVNREGVYESTDAGANWHLRFPIDSVEGYDLDYVPSEQKLYVLTQNELLSIDIHGGDWQVEWRESDSHIYSIAANKSTDTLYAASDKGILIKAGKEWTLLSSDLPEKLINISYGTADTPIIGIGESAQIYRYSQEKWKKWE, from the coding sequence ATGGATAGATTCACGCTTAAACAGATGGGAGCAAGCATTAGTGTGCTCCTTTTGCTCAGTGGTTGTGCTACTGCAACACATAAATCAGTTGAAACAGAAGTCGTAGATGCGGGCCAGACGATGGAAGAACCGGGTGTAAAACAATCGGTGAAATTGGCTCAGATCACAGGTGAACTGACGTACCAGGATGTGTTGCAAAAAGGGGACAGTATCAATTCATTGGCTCTGGATCAAGGGGGAGAACAAGTCTGGCTGGCAACGCATGCGGGACTCTATGCATCTGCCGATCATGGATTATGGGGAGCAGTTGCAGACGAGTTGGAACAGGCGGATGTCAAGACGATCTACTTTGATCCGAAGAAGCCGAAACAGGTATATATAGCCGGTGAAAAGGTTTGCAAGGTATCCAAGGATGGGGGTAAATCCTGGAAACGGATAGAGGGAGGATTGCCACAAGGGTATGATATTCAATCTCTAATCGGAGCTTTAACCGATAAAGGGACATTCCTCTATGCATTTGTGAACCGTGAAGGCGTATATGAATCAACAGATGCCGGTGCAAATTGGCATTTACGATTCCCTATTGATTCAGTAGAAGGATATGATTTGGATTATGTACCCAGTGAGCAAAAATTGTACGTACTCACTCAAAACGAACTGTTATCAATAGATATACATGGTGGCGATTGGCAGGTTGAATGGCGAGAAAGCGATTCGCACATTTACTCAATTGCAGCAAATAAATCTACAGACACCTTATATGCAGCAAGTGATAAAGGTATTTTAATTAAGGCTGGCAAGGAGTGGACTCTCCTATCCTCAGACCTTCCAGAAAAACTGATTAATATCTCCTACGGTACAGCCGATACACCTATCATCGGAATTGGAGAATCAGCCCAAATTTATAGATACAGCCAAGAAAAGTGGAAAAAGTGGGAGTAA
- the pcrA gene encoding DNA helicase PcrA: MLAQDNFFAGLNPEQKKAVETTEGPVLILAGAGSGKTRVLTQRISYLVGYKQAFPWSILAITFTNKAAREMKERVERMVGRDAGADDIWISTFHSLCVRILRRDVDRINISRNFTILDAGDQLTVVKQCMKELNIDVKKFEPRSILGAISGAKNELLDPKRYEQVAGDQFQRIVAQVYELYMKKLKTNQSLDFDDLIMTTIRLFKEVPEVLEFYQRKFKYIHVDEYQDTNRAQYMLISMLADMHKNICCVGDADQSIYKWRGADISIILNFEKEYPHAKLIKLEQNYRSTKTILEAANYVIKNNKNRKEKNLWTNKEAGDKIYCYQAESEHDEAYFVVDMIREQLKTYKRYDKFAILYRTNAQSRVLEDVLVKSTIPYTIVGGTKFYDRKEIKDVLAYLRLVSNPDDDISLTRIINVPKRNIGDTTVEKLQAYASSHGLTLFQAVQEVAYMGLASRTTNAILAFSDMIKNLMQMVDYLSVTELVEEILKQSGYRESLKEDKSLEAAARLENIDEFLSVTQEFEKKSEDKTLLAFLTDLALVADIDSLGNDDTEEAVPDDGQVVLMTLHSAKGLEFPVVFLVGMEEGVFPHSRALFDDSEMEEERRLAYVGITRAEQKLFMTRARMRTLYGRTNMNMQSRFFMEIPEELLTGDLGSGGGSEGGFGSSGVFGSGSGFGAGRKGQPGRFGAGGRTGGTFGRSPKPTESTVSMQPSAFRGLNQATKLPAHGAASQTDWKVGDKAKHGKWGTGTVVSVKGAGDNTELDIAFPSPVGIKKLLAKFAPIEKG, translated from the coding sequence ATGTTAGCTCAAGATAATTTTTTCGCGGGTTTAAATCCTGAACAGAAAAAAGCAGTGGAGACCACAGAGGGACCAGTGCTGATTCTGGCAGGCGCAGGCAGTGGTAAAACCCGCGTTCTTACCCAACGAATTTCATATCTAGTTGGATATAAGCAGGCGTTTCCTTGGAGCATTCTGGCGATTACCTTTACCAATAAAGCGGCTCGTGAGATGAAAGAGCGTGTGGAAAGAATGGTTGGTCGGGATGCTGGAGCGGATGATATTTGGATTTCTACTTTCCATTCTCTGTGTGTACGCATTTTACGAAGAGATGTCGATCGGATTAACATTAGCCGTAATTTTACCATTTTGGATGCGGGCGATCAGTTGACTGTGGTCAAGCAGTGTATGAAAGAACTAAATATTGATGTGAAAAAATTTGAACCACGGTCTATTTTAGGCGCAATTAGTGGAGCGAAGAACGAATTGCTAGATCCAAAGCGTTATGAGCAAGTAGCGGGAGATCAGTTCCAGCGCATTGTAGCACAAGTGTATGAGCTGTACATGAAGAAGCTGAAAACGAACCAATCGCTTGATTTTGATGACCTAATCATGACGACGATTCGCTTATTTAAAGAAGTGCCGGAAGTGTTGGAATTCTATCAGCGCAAGTTCAAATATATCCATGTAGATGAGTATCAGGATACAAACCGTGCCCAATATATGCTGATTAGTATGCTTGCCGACATGCACAAAAACATTTGCTGTGTGGGTGATGCAGACCAGAGTATTTATAAATGGCGCGGTGCTGATATTTCGATCATTCTTAACTTTGAGAAGGAATATCCTCATGCGAAATTAATAAAGCTGGAGCAAAACTATCGCTCGACGAAAACTATCTTAGAAGCAGCTAACTACGTCATTAAAAATAATAAGAACCGCAAAGAGAAAAATCTGTGGACCAACAAAGAGGCAGGAGACAAAATTTATTGCTATCAGGCTGAATCAGAGCATGACGAAGCCTACTTTGTGGTGGATATGATTCGAGAACAACTGAAAACCTATAAACGATACGACAAATTTGCCATTTTATATCGTACGAATGCCCAGTCGCGTGTACTGGAGGATGTGTTGGTTAAATCGACTATTCCTTATACCATCGTCGGAGGCACGAAGTTCTACGATCGCAAGGAGATTAAAGATGTACTAGCTTATTTACGCTTAGTATCCAATCCTGACGATGATATCAGCTTGACCCGTATTATTAATGTACCAAAGCGTAATATAGGGGATACCACGGTAGAAAAGCTGCAAGCCTATGCCAGCTCACATGGTTTGACACTCTTTCAAGCCGTCCAGGAAGTAGCGTATATGGGGCTTGCCTCTCGAACAACCAATGCTATTTTAGCCTTCTCGGATATGATAAAGAACCTGATGCAGATGGTGGATTATTTAAGTGTAACCGAGCTTGTTGAGGAAATCTTGAAGCAATCGGGCTATCGTGAATCGTTAAAAGAGGATAAATCACTAGAAGCAGCGGCTCGTTTAGAAAACATCGACGAGTTTCTGTCCGTTACGCAAGAATTTGAGAAAAAGAGCGAGGATAAAACCTTGCTGGCTTTTCTAACTGACCTAGCATTGGTGGCAGACATTGATTCACTTGGCAATGATGATACAGAGGAAGCGGTACCAGATGATGGACAAGTCGTGCTAATGACCTTGCACAGCGCTAAGGGCTTGGAGTTTCCTGTTGTCTTCCTAGTAGGTATGGAGGAAGGAGTTTTCCCTCATAGTCGCGCTCTATTTGATGACAGTGAAATGGAAGAGGAACGACGTCTGGCTTATGTGGGAATTACTCGTGCCGAACAAAAATTATTTATGACACGAGCAAGAATGCGTACGCTATATGGACGTACAAATATGAATATGCAATCCCGCTTTTTCATGGAAATACCAGAGGAATTACTTACTGGTGACCTCGGTTCAGGCGGTGGGTCTGAAGGTGGTTTTGGTTCAAGTGGCGTCTTCGGCTCAGGCTCAGGATTTGGTGCTGGCCGCAAAGGTCAACCCGGTCGATTTGGAGCAGGCGGACGTACAGGGGGTACATTTGGACGTTCCCCTAAACCTACAGAATCCACTGTCTCAATGCAGCCAAGCGCATTTCGTGGCTTGAACCAGGCAACAAAATTGCCGGCACACGGAGCAGCCTCGCAAACAGATTGGAAGGTAGGAGATAAGGCTAAGCATGGTAAATGGGGAACAGGAACAGTGGTTAGTGTTAAAGGTGCAGGTGACAACACCGAGCTGGATATTGCCTTCCCTAGTCCAGTAGGCATTAAGAAATTACTTGCTAAGTTTGCTCCTATTGAAAAAGGTTGA
- a CDS encoding heptaprenylglyceryl phosphate synthase has protein sequence MIEFSNWRHVFKLDPEKPIDDDQLEQICESGTDAIIVGGTLGVTFDNTLDLMSRIRRYAVPCMLEVSNLQAIVPGFDGYFIPIVLNASNPDVIFAPHVEALSSLGSYIHWDDIVAEGYLVFNPDSAVAEVTSARAISSQAEAKAYVQTATKLCRLPIVYIEYSGTYGDPQMVEACKTALDEGHLMYGGGITDASQAREMAAIADTVVVGNIIYDSLEQALFTVAAVKETERRF, from the coding sequence GTGATTGAATTTAGCAACTGGCGACATGTTTTTAAACTGGACCCAGAAAAGCCTATTGATGACGATCAATTGGAGCAAATCTGCGAGTCAGGTACAGATGCGATTATTGTAGGGGGAACCCTTGGTGTCACATTTGACAACACGCTTGACCTAATGTCGCGTATTAGACGCTATGCTGTACCGTGCATGCTGGAGGTCTCCAATTTGCAGGCCATCGTTCCAGGCTTTGATGGATACTTTATCCCTATCGTTTTAAATGCAAGCAATCCAGATGTGATTTTCGCTCCGCATGTAGAGGCTCTAAGCTCACTGGGAAGCTATATACATTGGGATGATATTGTAGCGGAAGGGTATCTGGTGTTTAATCCGGATTCGGCGGTAGCTGAGGTAACCAGCGCTCGTGCCATTTCGTCACAAGCAGAAGCGAAGGCTTACGTGCAAACGGCTACAAAATTATGTCGTTTGCCAATCGTGTATATCGAATACAGCGGTACATATGGCGACCCGCAGATGGTTGAGGCCTGCAAAACAGCTTTGGATGAAGGACACCTCATGTATGGTGGCGGGATTACGGATGCAAGCCAAGCTCGTGAAATGGCAGCAATCGCTGATACAGTGGTTGTTGGCAATATCATCTATGATTCTCTGGAACAGGCTCTATTTACTGTTGCTGCGGTAAAAGAGACAGAGCGTCGTTTCTAG
- a CDS encoding YerC/YecD family TrpR-related protein, which produces MQLEKLKGKGIEQLFESILSLKDMEECYKFFDDLCTVNEMQSLAQRLEVARMLRKGYTYNHIESETGASTATISRVKRCLNYGNDGYQLALDRIGK; this is translated from the coding sequence ATGCAATTAGAGAAATTGAAGGGTAAGGGAATTGAACAACTTTTTGAATCAATCTTGTCCTTAAAAGACATGGAAGAATGCTATAAATTTTTTGATGATCTATGTACAGTAAATGAGATGCAGTCACTTGCTCAACGCTTGGAAGTGGCGCGCATGCTGCGTAAAGGATATACCTATAACCACATTGAATCGGAAACAGGTGCGAGTACAGCGACGATCTCTCGTGTTAAGCGATGCCTCAATTACGGTAATGATGGTTACCAGCTGGCATTGGATCGGATCGGTAAATAA
- the ligA gene encoding NAD-dependent DNA ligase LigA, giving the protein MDRVAAEQQIAKLKKRIEEESRHYYTEDNPQITDQEYDQMMRELQDLEDQWPDMVTPDSPTQRVGGMPLPFFEKVVHKTPMLSLGNAFDEDDLRDFDRRVRQGLGNQTVRYVCELKIDGLAVSLRYENGLFVKGATRGDGTTGEDITQNLKTIRSIPLRLPEPITMEVRGEAFMSKIAFDRLNKERAEREEALFANPRNSAAGSLRQLDPKIAASRSLSTFIYQIGEVEGRQIDSHSEGLTFLERLGFSVNQERRTFDDIEEVIKFVQSWTLKRPELSYEIDGMVIKVDSFAQQQELGFTAKSPRWAIAYKFPAEEAVTQLKDIEVSVGRTGVVTPTALLQPVILAGTEVKRASLHNEDIIMKKGLLLGDYVLVKKAGDIIPEIVEVLKGRRTGEERPFMMPTHCPECASELVRLPDEVALRCINPECPAVIREGMSHFVSRQAMNLDGLGEKVVASLFAAGLITSVADLYYLQDKREQLLQLERMGEKSVDKMLQAIEASKENSVERLLFGLGIRLVGAKAAKVLAEQFGDIDHIMQATAEELIAIDEIGPKMAESILTYFSMPQVQELIEKLKNAGVNMKYKGVRVQAGEDLPFSGKTVVLTGTLTQLTRQEAEEKIAMLGGKVTGSVSKKTDLVIAGEKAGSKLEKAEKLGITVLDEEAFLALLS; this is encoded by the coding sequence GTGGATCGTGTTGCTGCAGAACAACAAATTGCAAAACTAAAGAAACGGATTGAAGAGGAAAGCCGTCATTATTATACAGAGGATAATCCGCAGATTACGGACCAGGAATATGATCAAATGATGCGTGAATTGCAAGACCTGGAGGACCAATGGCCGGACATGGTTACTCCTGATTCTCCTACCCAGCGTGTCGGAGGTATGCCATTGCCTTTTTTTGAAAAGGTTGTGCATAAAACACCGATGTTAAGCCTTGGGAATGCTTTTGATGAGGATGATTTACGCGATTTTGATCGTCGTGTGCGTCAGGGCTTAGGGAACCAAACCGTTCGCTATGTCTGCGAATTAAAAATTGATGGGCTAGCTGTCTCTCTTCGTTATGAAAACGGACTTTTCGTAAAGGGAGCAACACGTGGAGATGGAACTACCGGGGAGGATATCACCCAAAACCTGAAAACGATTCGCTCTATTCCGTTGCGTTTACCAGAACCAATTACCATGGAGGTTCGCGGAGAGGCCTTTATGTCAAAAATTGCTTTTGACCGCTTGAATAAAGAACGGGCGGAGCGGGAAGAAGCATTATTTGCTAATCCGCGCAACTCAGCGGCAGGTTCCTTGCGTCAGCTAGATCCTAAGATTGCAGCCTCTCGCTCTCTTTCCACGTTTATTTATCAGATCGGTGAAGTAGAAGGGCGTCAGATTGATTCTCACAGTGAGGGCCTTACTTTCTTAGAGCGGCTAGGCTTTTCGGTGAATCAGGAACGCCGTACCTTTGATGACATAGAAGAAGTAATAAAATTTGTGCAAAGCTGGACGCTCAAACGCCCAGAGCTCTCTTATGAGATTGATGGTATGGTAATTAAAGTAGATAGCTTTGCTCAGCAACAGGAACTTGGCTTTACAGCGAAGAGTCCACGCTGGGCGATTGCTTATAAATTCCCGGCTGAAGAGGCCGTGACACAGTTAAAGGATATTGAGGTGTCAGTTGGGCGTACCGGAGTGGTGACACCTACAGCGTTGCTTCAGCCTGTCATTTTAGCTGGAACTGAGGTAAAACGAGCATCTTTACACAACGAAGACATTATTATGAAAAAAGGTCTACTCTTAGGTGATTACGTGCTTGTAAAAAAGGCAGGTGACATTATACCTGAGATTGTAGAAGTGTTAAAGGGACGACGCACGGGAGAAGAACGTCCATTTATGATGCCAACTCACTGTCCGGAGTGTGCGAGCGAATTGGTTCGTCTACCGGACGAAGTGGCATTGCGTTGTATTAATCCAGAATGTCCAGCCGTTATTCGTGAAGGAATGTCTCACTTTGTATCCCGACAAGCGATGAATTTAGATGGACTTGGAGAGAAAGTGGTAGCTTCACTATTTGCCGCAGGTCTCATTACAAGCGTCGCTGATTTATATTATCTGCAAGATAAGCGGGAACAACTGTTACAATTAGAGAGAATGGGTGAGAAATCTGTCGATAAGATGCTACAAGCAATTGAAGCCAGCAAGGAAAATTCTGTGGAGCGTTTACTTTTCGGATTAGGAATTCGATTGGTGGGAGCCAAAGCAGCGAAGGTACTTGCTGAGCAATTCGGTGACATTGATCATATCATGCAGGCGACAGCAGAAGAACTGATCGCTATTGACGAGATCGGTCCCAAAATGGCTGAAAGCATCTTAACCTATTTCTCCATGCCGCAAGTACAAGAATTGATTGAGAAGCTCAAGAATGCTGGTGTGAACATGAAATATAAAGGTGTTCGCGTCCAAGCAGGTGAGGACCTTCCCTTCTCAGGTAAAACAGTAGTCTTAACCGGTACACTGACGCAATTAACACGGCAGGAGGCGGAGGAAAAGATTGCTATGCTTGGTGGCAAAGTAACAGGGAGCGTTAGTAAAAAAACCGATCTCGTAATTGCTGGTGAAAAAGCAGGCTCCAAATTAGAAAAAGCTGAAAAATTGGGTATAACTGTACTGGATGAAGAGGCATTTTTAGCGCTATTATCATAG
- the pruA gene encoding L-glutamate gamma-semialdehyde dehydrogenase, which produces MQVEFKNEPFVNFNLPENKQAFQAALDIVESELGREYDLIIGGERIKTEKKSRSMNPSQKDECIGVVSQADQELAEKAIQVAAKTFETWKRVAPTARSRYLYKAAAILRRRKHEFSAWLVKESGKSWPEADADTAEAIDFMEYYARQMDQLGQRHSLPRIPGEDNELYYIPLGVGIVIPPWNFPLAIMVGMTTAALVTGNTVVLKPASTTPVIAAKFMEILDEAGVPAGVVNFVPGSGSEIGDYLVEHTLTRFISFTGSRDVGLRINELAAKHRPGQKWMKRLVAEMGGKDSIIVDNDADLELAAQAITASAFGFSGQKCSACSRAIIHADVYDEVLARVVEHTKALTVGNVSNPEFYTGPVVDEKAYNKILEYIEIGKQEGKLMAGGEKGPEEGYYIMPTVFADVAPDARIMQEEIFGPFVAFCKANDFDHALKIANNTEYGLTGSVISRNRAHLERAREEFHVGNLYFNRKCTGALVGVHPFGGFNMSGTDSKAGGPDYLLLFTQAKLVSELL; this is translated from the coding sequence GTGCAAGTAGAATTCAAAAATGAACCGTTCGTTAATTTTAATCTGCCTGAAAATAAGCAAGCATTTCAAGCCGCTTTGGATATAGTTGAAAGCGAACTTGGACGTGAATATGATCTCATCATTGGTGGAGAACGTATCAAAACGGAGAAGAAAAGCCGTTCCATGAACCCTTCCCAAAAAGATGAATGCATCGGGGTTGTTTCTCAAGCTGACCAAGAATTAGCAGAGAAAGCCATTCAAGTAGCAGCAAAAACCTTTGAAACCTGGAAACGTGTTGCTCCTACTGCTCGTTCTCGCTATTTGTACAAGGCAGCAGCTATCCTGCGCCGTCGTAAACATGAATTTTCAGCTTGGTTGGTAAAGGAATCAGGCAAAAGCTGGCCTGAGGCTGATGCTGATACAGCAGAAGCAATCGATTTCATGGAATACTATGCAAGACAAATGGATCAATTAGGTCAGCGACATTCACTACCGCGCATTCCTGGTGAAGATAATGAGTTGTACTATATTCCTTTGGGTGTAGGAATCGTTATTCCTCCATGGAATTTCCCGCTTGCTATTATGGTAGGCATGACCACGGCAGCGTTGGTAACAGGGAATACCGTTGTTTTGAAACCAGCTTCTACTACTCCGGTCATTGCAGCTAAGTTCATGGAGATTCTTGATGAGGCAGGCGTTCCTGCTGGTGTTGTTAACTTTGTGCCAGGCAGCGGAAGCGAAATCGGTGATTATTTAGTAGAACATACATTGACTCGTTTCATTTCATTTACAGGCTCTCGTGATGTAGGTCTGCGTATTAATGAGCTGGCGGCCAAACACCGTCCAGGTCAAAAATGGATGAAGCGTTTAGTGGCTGAAATGGGTGGCAAGGACTCGATTATTGTTGATAACGATGCTGATCTGGAATTAGCCGCACAAGCGATTACAGCATCTGCGTTTGGTTTCTCTGGTCAAAAATGCTCGGCTTGCTCCCGCGCAATCATTCATGCAGATGTATACGACGAGGTACTGGCGCGTGTTGTTGAGCATACAAAAGCATTAACAGTAGGAAATGTCAGCAACCCTGAGTTCTATACAGGTCCAGTAGTGGATGAAAAAGCATATAATAAAATTTTGGAATATATCGAGATCGGAAAACAAGAGGGTAAATTAATGGCTGGTGGAGAAAAAGGGCCGGAGGAAGGCTACTATATTATGCCAACTGTATTTGCTGACGTGGCTCCAGATGCTCGAATTATGCAGGAGGAAATCTTTGGTCCGTTTGTGGCTTTCTGCAAAGCTAATGATTTTGACCATGCTTTAAAAATCGCTAACAATACAGAATATGGACTAACTGGTTCTGTTATCAGCCGAAATCGTGCCCATTTAGAACGCGCACGTGAGGAGTTTCATGTAGGCAATTTGTATTTCAACCGTAAATGTACAGGTGCATTAGTAGGTGTACATCCATTCGGCGGCTTCAACATGTCAGGAACGGACTCCAAAGCAGGCGGACCTGATTACCTTCTGTTATTTACACAAGCAAAATTAGTGTCTGAATTACTATAA
- a CDS encoding CamS family sex pheromone protein has protein sequence MKTKRKLVRYLCILIACSVLLSACSLLPGKKDSADPVAPAVSSVLQVDENYYGSAAMPYQKNQTRGMLSSNPKYRIDFSHLEYGMMEIAKESFSPSSYLFQEGQRISRKQVTTWIEWEKKNPEGLNPDKANKLLVNVLEHNYLDKKDQKLAGIVLGLSLSPIYQDPSGLEKRLSVDELRLKGQQIAAKIVMKVRAENPEIPLVVAMYQVPESSSNLVPGNFIMSGIVNANDSSVAKWQPINEEYFLLPGDAAYSKYPQASLQYEKLMKQGQSFFQEFVGMTGTARFLNGDLTELTINATAEYDSRTEVIQFTQMIAQAIDQYIDKRVHVNFYVQSINQPLAIYVRPADGKSYMHIYRN, from the coding sequence ATGAAAACGAAAAGAAAGCTTGTACGTTATCTTTGCATCCTGATAGCTTGTTCGGTGCTGTTGTCAGCATGTTCATTGTTACCGGGAAAGAAGGATAGCGCAGATCCGGTAGCGCCTGCCGTGTCTTCTGTTTTACAGGTGGACGAAAATTACTACGGCAGCGCCGCCATGCCTTATCAAAAGAACCAAACACGAGGCATGCTTAGCTCTAATCCTAAATATCGCATTGATTTTAGCCACTTAGAGTATGGCATGATGGAAATTGCAAAGGAAAGCTTTTCTCCGAGTTCGTACTTGTTTCAGGAAGGCCAGCGAATCTCCCGCAAGCAGGTAACCACTTGGATTGAATGGGAAAAGAAGAACCCGGAAGGTTTAAATCCGGATAAAGCCAATAAATTGCTTGTCAATGTGCTGGAGCATAATTATCTGGATAAAAAAGACCAAAAGCTGGCGGGTATAGTCTTAGGCCTATCTTTATCCCCAATTTATCAAGATCCGTCTGGTTTGGAAAAACGGTTAAGTGTGGACGAGCTACGATTGAAGGGGCAACAAATCGCTGCCAAAATCGTCATGAAGGTAAGAGCGGAGAATCCAGAGATACCGCTTGTTGTCGCGATGTATCAAGTGCCAGAATCAAGCTCTAACCTAGTACCGGGTAATTTTATCATGTCTGGTATCGTGAATGCGAATGACAGCAGTGTTGCGAAATGGCAGCCCATCAATGAAGAATATTTCCTGCTGCCAGGGGATGCGGCATACAGCAAGTATCCACAGGCCTCTTTGCAATACGAGAAATTGATGAAGCAGGGACAGAGCTTCTTCCAGGAATTTGTGGGAATGACAGGTACGGCACGCTTCTTAAATGGAGATTTGACAGAATTGACCATCAATGCGACCGCAGAGTATGATTCTCGGACAGAAGTAATTCAGTTCACACAGATGATTGCTCAAGCAATAGATCAATATATAGATAAAAGGGTTCATGTTAATTTTTATGTTCAGTCCATCAATCAACCATTAGCGATTTATGTGCGACCAGCTGATGGAAAATCGTACATGCATATCTATCGAAATTAA
- a CDS encoding DUF3048 domain-containing protein, with protein MTHFWKYAVVVVTASALLASCNPFANKEQPPQPNPVTPPVSEPLQEKTFPYTAPLTGVGVDERIDHRPVMVMVNNHPKARPQSGLDKADIVYEVLSEGEVTRFLAIFHSQTPKTIGPVRSIRPYFIKLGRGLDSILVHVGGSPDALTILKGADDDINEISNSTYFWREKFRSAPHNVYTDLSHIEKAMQTKNMRLTSDLPFFPFLPKDTKIEQGQPAAEIKVKPHPQYSLSYKYDADKGKYLRFTQGEVHKDLTSDKQLEITNVLVISTKHKVLDNEGRREVDVNGPGEGYLFQQGKAKPIKWARKDGVIRAFEDATLTQEIPLLPGNTWVNIVPNTPSLDQHLSFQ; from the coding sequence ATGACACATTTCTGGAAGTATGCGGTTGTCGTTGTTACAGCATCAGCTTTATTGGCATCATGTAATCCGTTTGCAAATAAAGAACAACCACCGCAACCAAATCCAGTAACGCCACCAGTTTCTGAACCTTTACAAGAAAAGACATTTCCTTATACAGCTCCGCTAACAGGGGTGGGGGTGGATGAGCGAATTGATCATCGTCCCGTAATGGTTATGGTTAATAATCATCCAAAAGCTAGACCGCAATCTGGACTGGATAAAGCTGATATCGTGTACGAAGTGCTGTCGGAAGGTGAAGTGACACGCTTTTTAGCCATTTTTCACAGTCAAACTCCTAAAACGATTGGACCAGTAAGAAGTATCCGTCCGTACTTTATTAAATTGGGCAGAGGCTTAGATTCTATTCTGGTGCATGTAGGTGGAAGCCCGGATGCTCTCACCATACTTAAAGGCGCAGATGACGATATTAATGAGATCAGTAACAGTACGTATTTCTGGAGGGAAAAGTTCCGTTCCGCTCCTCATAATGTATATACCGATCTAAGCCATATCGAAAAAGCGATGCAGACAAAAAATATGCGTTTGACCTCTGATCTACCGTTTTTCCCCTTCCTGCCTAAAGACACCAAAATAGAGCAAGGACAGCCTGCGGCAGAAATTAAGGTTAAACCGCATCCACAATACTCGCTTAGTTACAAATATGATGCGGATAAGGGGAAATATTTACGCTTTACACAAGGTGAGGTTCATAAGGATCTAACATCAGACAAACAACTTGAAATCACGAATGTACTGGTGATTTCAACTAAGCATAAGGTGCTGGATAATGAAGGCCGGCGTGAGGTCGATGTAAATGGCCCTGGGGAAGGTTATCTGTTCCAGCAAGGAAAAGCAAAACCAATCAAATGGGCAAGAAAGGATGGCGTTATTCGGGCATTTGAGGACGCTACTCTAACGCAGGAAATTCCTTTGCTCCCGGGCAATACATGGGTAAACATCGTGCCGAATACACCAAGCCTAGACCAGCATCTTAGCTTTCAATAA